The Caballeronia sp. Lep1P3 genome window below encodes:
- a CDS encoding DUF2846 domain-containing protein: protein MANLFRVLLTGSFVALVASGCASGPQYKDVASSIPTLKESQGRIYFYRSNSMFGAALQPGISLNGAVVGQSKPGGFFYVDEPAGKYIVSTATETEKTVSFTLDAGETKYVRTRVGLGLLVGRVIPSLESPDEASKALEGSHYIGTLTTSASK, encoded by the coding sequence ATGGCTAATCTGTTTCGCGTTTTGTTGACGGGCTCATTCGTGGCGCTTGTTGCATCGGGTTGCGCCAGTGGTCCGCAATACAAAGACGTAGCTTCGTCGATTCCCACCTTGAAGGAGTCGCAGGGCCGCATCTACTTTTACCGGTCCAATTCGATGTTCGGCGCAGCCCTGCAACCCGGCATCAGTCTGAACGGCGCGGTCGTCGGCCAATCGAAACCCGGCGGCTTTTTCTATGTCGACGAGCCCGCGGGAAAGTACATCGTTTCTACCGCGACCGAGACGGAGAAGACGGTGTCTTTCACGCTTGATGCAGGCGAGACAAAGTATGTAAGAACGAGAGTCGGACTCGGGCTGCTTGTCGGGCGTGTTATCCCTTCCTTGGAATCGCCCGACGAGGCATCGAAGGCACTTGAAGGGTCGCACTACATCGGAACGCTGACCACCTCGGCCTCCAAGTAA
- a CDS encoding bifunctional sugar phosphate isomerase/epimerase/4-hydroxyphenylpyruvate dioxygenase family protein, with product MPTSIATVSISGTLVEKLKAIRAAGFDGVEIFENDLLYFDGTPADVRRLCEELGLAIYLFQPFRDFEGVSAERLARNIERAKRKFELMHELGTDRMLACSNVSPETIANDALIVDQLGALARLAQEAGVIVGYEALAWGRHVNSYKHAWRLVDAVNHPNLGLVLDSFHTLSIGDTVDEIAAIPGDRIAFVQIADAPVLSMDVLEWSRHYRCFPGQGAFDVAGFTARVLEAGYKGPLSLEIFNDGFRAAPTAITAADGHRSLRFLEEQTRAVMGERAIPELFDPPAPPEHIGFQFLEFAVDDTTREHVASWLRKLGFRLAGTHRSKDVTLYRHGAGSIVLNAEADSFASAFFQQHGLSLCASAFHVDDAKLAFQRAAAYGSKPFSGRVGPNERVVPGVQSPDGSLDYFVDEAPGAPTLWESDFVLTDIDGPYEVGPLARIDHVCLSLPAEALDTWVLFFRSAFGFETEASVLVPDPYGLVRSRAVRSRDGSVRIALNASMDRYTAVAESLSTYRGSGLNHVAFSTPDIFDAIPRLQADGVRFLRIPGNYYDDLVARYGLPDEQIDAMRAHNILYDRDERGGEFFHAYTEQLDQRFFLEVIERRGGYDGYGAANAAVRLAAHAQQQRTRQAA from the coding sequence ATTCCGACATCCATCGCGACGGTATCCATCAGCGGGACGCTCGTCGAAAAGCTGAAGGCGATCCGCGCGGCGGGTTTCGACGGCGTCGAGATCTTCGAGAACGATCTGCTGTATTTCGACGGCACGCCCGCCGACGTGCGCCGCCTGTGCGAAGAACTGGGCCTCGCCATCTACCTGTTCCAGCCGTTTCGCGACTTCGAAGGCGTGAGCGCCGAGCGGCTCGCGAGAAACATCGAGCGCGCGAAGCGCAAGTTCGAGCTGATGCACGAACTCGGCACCGACCGCATGCTCGCGTGCAGCAACGTGTCGCCGGAGACCATCGCGAACGACGCGCTCATCGTCGATCAACTCGGCGCGCTCGCGCGGCTCGCGCAGGAAGCGGGCGTGATCGTCGGTTACGAGGCGCTCGCGTGGGGCCGCCACGTGAATTCGTACAAGCACGCGTGGCGTCTCGTCGATGCGGTGAATCATCCGAATCTCGGCCTCGTGCTCGACAGCTTCCATACGCTTTCCATCGGCGATACCGTCGATGAGATCGCGGCGATTCCCGGCGATCGCATCGCGTTCGTGCAGATCGCCGATGCGCCCGTCCTCTCGATGGACGTGCTCGAATGGAGCCGCCACTATCGCTGCTTTCCGGGGCAGGGCGCGTTCGATGTCGCCGGCTTCACCGCGCGCGTGCTCGAAGCGGGCTACAAGGGACCGCTTTCGCTCGAAATCTTCAACGACGGCTTTCGCGCCGCGCCCACCGCGATCACCGCGGCGGACGGGCATCGCTCGCTGCGTTTTCTGGAAGAACAGACGCGCGCCGTCATGGGCGAGCGCGCGATTCCCGAACTGTTCGATCCGCCCGCGCCGCCCGAGCACATCGGCTTCCAGTTCCTCGAATTCGCCGTCGACGACACGACGCGCGAGCACGTCGCAAGCTGGCTTCGCAAGCTCGGGTTCAGGCTCGCGGGCACGCACCGCTCGAAGGACGTGACGCTCTACCGGCACGGCGCGGGCTCCATCGTGCTCAACGCCGAAGCGGATTCGTTCGCGAGCGCGTTCTTTCAGCAGCACGGCTTGTCGCTGTGCGCGTCGGCGTTTCACGTCGATGACGCCAAGCTCGCGTTCCAGCGCGCCGCGGCTTACGGCTCGAAGCCGTTCTCGGGGCGCGTCGGGCCGAACGAGCGCGTGGTGCCGGGCGTGCAGTCGCCCGATGGCAGTCTCGATTATTTCGTCGATGAAGCGCCCGGCGCGCCGACGCTCTGGGAATCCGACTTCGTCCTGACCGATATCGACGGCCCGTATGAGGTCGGCCCGCTCGCGCGCATCGATCATGTGTGCCTTTCGCTGCCCGCCGAAGCGCTCGACACATGGGTGCTCTTTTTCCGCAGCGCGTTCGGCTTCGAGACAGAAGCGAGCGTGCTCGTGCCGGACCCCTACGGCCTCGTGCGCAGCCGTGCGGTGCGAAGCCGCGATGGATCGGTGCGCATCGCGCTCAATGCGTCGATGGACCGCTACACGGCGGTGGCCGAATCGCTTTCGACGTATCGCGGCTCCGGGCTGAACCACGTCGCGTTCAGCACGCCCGACATCTTCGATGCGATCCCGCGGCTTCAGGCCGATGGCGTCCGGTTCCTGCGCATTCCGGGCAATTACTACGACGATCTCGTCGCGCGCTACGGTCTGCCCGACGAGCAGATCGACGCGATGCGCGCGCACAACATCCTCTACGATCGCGACGAGCGCGGCGGCGAGTTCTTTCATGCGTACACGGAGCAGCTCGATCAGCGCTTCTTTCTCGAAGTGATCGAGCGGCGCGGCGGCTACGACGGCTACGGCGCGGCGAACGCGGCCGTGCGGCTCGCGGCGCATGCGCAGCAGCAGCGCACGCGGCAGGCCGCGTAG
- a CDS encoding shikimate dehydrogenase — protein sequence MTSKTSYLIGLIGSGIGGSLTPAMHEQEGRTLGLNYVYRRIDLQALKLEPSALPDLLAAAERMGYDGLNITYPCKQIVIPLLDELDPDARALGAVNTVVLRDGKRIGYNTDWSGFARAFERGLPNAPLDRVVQLGAGGAGAAVAHAALTMGARTLTLFDSDAARASSLADELGARFPDREVTSGGDLQETLRAANGLIHATPTGMAKLPGMPLPAEYLHKDLWVAEIVYFPLETELLKTAKALGCRTVSGGGMAVCQAVDALRIFTGREPDAERMFAHFQTLLEG from the coding sequence ATGACCAGCAAAACTTCGTATCTGATCGGACTTATCGGCTCGGGCATCGGCGGCTCGCTCACGCCTGCCATGCACGAACAGGAAGGCCGCACGCTCGGGCTGAATTATGTGTATCGGCGCATCGACTTGCAGGCGCTGAAGCTCGAGCCGTCCGCGCTGCCCGACTTGCTCGCCGCCGCCGAGCGCATGGGTTACGACGGCCTCAACATCACGTACCCGTGCAAGCAAATCGTGATCCCGTTGCTCGACGAGCTCGATCCCGACGCGCGCGCGCTCGGCGCGGTCAACACGGTCGTTCTGCGCGACGGCAAGCGCATCGGCTACAACACGGACTGGTCCGGCTTCGCGCGCGCGTTCGAGCGCGGATTGCCGAACGCGCCGCTCGATCGCGTCGTGCAGTTGGGCGCGGGCGGCGCGGGCGCGGCCGTCGCGCATGCCGCGCTGACGATGGGCGCGCGCACGCTCACGCTGTTCGATTCGGACGCGGCGCGCGCGTCGTCGCTAGCGGACGAACTCGGGGCGCGTTTCCCCGACCGCGAAGTGACGAGCGGCGGCGATTTGCAGGAAACGCTGCGCGCCGCGAACGGCCTGATTCACGCGACGCCGACCGGCATGGCGAAGCTGCCCGGCATGCCGCTGCCGGCGGAGTATCTGCACAAGGATCTGTGGGTCGCGGAGATCGTCTACTTCCCCCTCGAGACCGAACTGCTGAAGACGGCGAAGGCGCTCGGCTGCCGCACCGTGAGCGGCGGCGGCATGGCGGTGTGTCAGGCGGTGGATGCGCTGCGCATCTTCACCGGCCGCGAACCCGACGCGGAGCGCATGTTCGCGCACTTTCAGACCTTGCTCGAAGGCTGA
- a CDS encoding TetR family transcriptional regulator — translation MKKASKPANDASRAAGASLPAASEGRRKYDPEETKRNILDIATQEFSAMGLTGARVDAIAERTNTTKRMLYYYFGSKEGLYEAVLEQVYGDIRALEQELQLGEMDPEHALRELVGFTFDYHDKHRDFVRLVTIENVHGAKYIEQSKTFKARNSTVVKTIEDLIARGVAAGRFRDDVDAIDLHLMISSFCFHRVANRHTWSAAFGRDPSGPRSRARHREMIIDAVLCFMRRGD, via the coding sequence ATGAAAAAAGCAAGCAAGCCCGCCAACGATGCGAGCAGGGCCGCCGGTGCGAGCTTGCCGGCTGCGTCGGAAGGCCGGCGCAAGTACGATCCCGAGGAGACCAAGCGCAACATTCTCGACATCGCCACGCAGGAGTTCTCGGCGATGGGTCTCACCGGCGCGCGCGTCGATGCCATCGCGGAGCGCACCAACACCACGAAGCGCATGCTGTACTACTACTTCGGCAGCAAGGAAGGGCTGTACGAAGCGGTGCTCGAACAGGTCTACGGCGACATTCGCGCGCTCGAACAGGAGCTTCAGCTCGGGGAGATGGACCCGGAACACGCGTTGCGCGAACTCGTCGGCTTCACGTTCGACTATCACGACAAGCACCGCGACTTCGTGCGCCTCGTGACCATCGAAAACGTGCATGGCGCGAAGTACATCGAGCAGTCGAAGACCTTCAAGGCGCGCAATTCCACCGTCGTCAAGACCATCGAAGACCTGATCGCGCGCGGCGTGGCGGCGGGGCGCTTTCGCGATGACGTCGATGCCATCGACCTGCATCTGATGATCAGTTCGTTCTGCTTTCATCGCGTCGCCAATCGCCATACATGGAGCGCGGCGTTCGGGCGCGATCCGTCGGGGCCGCGCTCGCGGGCGCGTCATCGGGAGATGATCATCGATGCCGTGCTGTGCTTCATGCGGCGCGGCGACTGA
- a CDS encoding YbhB/YbcL family Raf kinase inhibitor-like protein translates to MADFRIWSDEFPANGFLTRAHEFDMQAFGASGENISPALQWEAPPAETKSFALTVYDPDAPTGSGFWHWVVVNIPADARSLPRNAGKADGSLLPAGALQLRNDYGTVGFGGAAPPRGDKPHRYIFRIHALQAEKLPLDPTATNAVARFMTHLNEIDSATYTGLYELK, encoded by the coding sequence ATGGCTGATTTCCGCATCTGGTCCGATGAGTTTCCGGCGAACGGGTTTCTGACCCGCGCCCACGAGTTTGACATGCAAGCCTTCGGCGCGTCGGGCGAAAACATATCGCCCGCGCTGCAGTGGGAGGCGCCGCCCGCCGAAACGAAGAGCTTCGCGCTCACCGTCTACGATCCGGACGCGCCCACCGGCAGCGGCTTCTGGCACTGGGTCGTCGTGAACATTCCGGCCGACGCGCGCTCGCTGCCGCGCAACGCGGGCAAGGCGGACGGCAGCCTGCTGCCGGCTGGCGCGCTGCAACTGCGCAACGACTACGGCACGGTTGGCTTCGGCGGCGCGGCGCCCCCGCGCGGTGACAAGCCGCATCGCTACATCTTCCGCATTCACGCGCTGCAGGCCGAAAAGCTCCCGCTCGATCCGACCGCGACGAACGCCGTCGCGCGCTTCATGACGCATCTGAACGAGATCGACTCGGCGACCTACACGGGCCTCTACGAACTCAAGTAA
- a CDS encoding MFS transporter: protein MDSDQGLPLPQRYWAVAVVALGITLAVLDGAIANVALPTIARNLSASPADSIWVVNAYQLAVTISLLPLASLGDRIGYRRVYMAGLALFTVSSLACALSGSLVGLTVARVVQGFGAAGIMSVNTAIVRIIYPHKLLGRGVSINASVVAISSVIGPTVASGVLAVAPWPWLFAINVPIGLAAFAIGAKALPRTPGHRQPYDYVSAVLNALFFGIAIVAVDGLGHGEHRPFVIGEFIVTAVIGYFFVRRQLTQTAPLLPIDLMRIPVFALSIGTSVCSFCAQMLAFVSLPFLLQNGYGMSQVETGFLMTPWPLVIVFVAPIAGMLADRYSAGLLGGIGLAILTVGLALMATVGAHPSVVDIAWRMAVCGLGFGLFQSPNNRQMLSSAPRHRSGGASGMLGTARLTGQTLGAALVALIFGVEPQRGAVIALGVAAGFAAVAAVVSMLRLTGKRSVETA from the coding sequence ATGGATTCCGACCAGGGCCTTCCCCTTCCTCAACGATACTGGGCCGTCGCGGTCGTCGCGCTCGGCATCACGCTCGCCGTGCTCGACGGCGCGATCGCCAACGTCGCGCTGCCGACCATCGCGCGCAATCTCTCGGCGTCGCCGGCCGATTCGATCTGGGTCGTCAACGCGTATCAGCTCGCCGTCACCATTTCGCTGCTGCCGCTCGCCTCGCTCGGCGATCGCATCGGCTATCGCCGCGTGTATATGGCGGGGCTGGCGCTCTTCACGGTCTCGTCGCTCGCGTGCGCGCTGTCGGGATCGCTCGTCGGGCTCACCGTGGCGCGCGTCGTGCAGGGCTTCGGCGCGGCCGGGATCATGAGCGTGAACACGGCCATCGTGCGCATCATCTATCCGCACAAGTTGCTGGGACGCGGCGTGAGCATCAACGCCAGCGTCGTCGCCATTTCGTCGGTGATCGGGCCGACGGTCGCCTCGGGCGTGCTGGCCGTCGCGCCGTGGCCGTGGCTTTTCGCGATCAATGTGCCCATCGGCCTCGCCGCGTTCGCCATCGGCGCGAAGGCGCTGCCGCGCACGCCGGGGCATCGGCAGCCTTACGACTACGTGAGCGCGGTGCTCAATGCGCTGTTCTTCGGCATCGCGATCGTCGCCGTCGATGGCCTCGGGCACGGCGAGCATCGCCCGTTCGTGATCGGCGAGTTCATCGTGACGGCCGTCATCGGATACTTCTTCGTGCGCCGGCAATTGACGCAGACCGCGCCGCTCTTGCCGATCGACCTCATGCGCATTCCGGTGTTCGCGCTGTCCATCGGGACGTCGGTGTGTTCGTTCTGCGCGCAGATGCTCGCGTTCGTGTCGCTGCCGTTCCTGCTGCAAAACGGCTATGGCATGAGCCAGGTCGAAACCGGCTTTCTGATGACGCCGTGGCCGCTCGTCATCGTGTTCGTCGCGCCCATCGCGGGCATGCTCGCGGACCGCTACTCGGCGGGGCTGCTCGGCGGCATCGGGCTCGCGATCCTGACCGTCGGCCTCGCGCTGATGGCAACGGTCGGCGCGCATCCGTCGGTGGTCGATATCGCGTGGCGCATGGCCGTGTGCGGCCTCGGATTCGGCCTCTTCCAGTCGCCGAACAATCGTCAGATGCTCTCGTCCGCGCCGCGTCATCGCAGCGGCGGCGCGAGCGGCATGCTCGGCACCGCGCGTCTCACCGGGCAGACGCTCGGCGCGGCGCTCGTCGCGCTGATCTTCGGCGTCGAGCCGCAGCGCGGCGCGGTCATCGCGCTCGGGGTCGCGGCGGGATTCGCGGCGGTCGCTGCGGTGGTCAGCATGCTGCGGCTCACGGGCAAGCGCAGCGTGGAGACGGCTTGA
- a CDS encoding type 1 glutamine amidotransferase domain-containing protein, whose product MPTSLDGFKVAILAVDGFEQAELVEPQRALKEAGAQVDVVSQKPGQIQGFQHVDKGDKVDVDRTLDEATAADYDAVVLPGGVVNGDAIRLDAKAQAFVKEADRAKKPIAVICHGGWLPISAGIVAGRTMTSWPSLQDDVRNAGGTWVDQEVQIDGNLITSRKPDDLPAFNQALIEAIATSRAA is encoded by the coding sequence ATGCCAACTTCCCTCGACGGCTTCAAGGTAGCGATCCTCGCGGTGGACGGTTTCGAGCAGGCGGAACTCGTCGAGCCGCAGCGCGCGCTGAAGGAAGCCGGCGCGCAGGTCGACGTCGTTTCGCAGAAGCCCGGCCAGATTCAGGGCTTCCAGCACGTCGACAAAGGCGACAAGGTCGATGTCGATCGCACGCTCGACGAAGCGACCGCCGCCGACTACGACGCCGTCGTGCTGCCGGGCGGCGTCGTCAACGGCGACGCGATCCGGCTCGACGCGAAGGCGCAGGCTTTCGTGAAGGAAGCCGATCGCGCGAAGAAGCCCATCGCGGTGATCTGTCACGGCGGCTGGCTGCCGATCTCGGCGGGCATCGTCGCGGGCCGCACGATGACGAGCTGGCCGAGCCTTCAGGACGACGTGCGCAACGCGGGCGGCACCTGGGTCGATCAGGAAGTGCAGATCGACGGCAATCTCATCACGAGCCGCAAGCCCGACGATCTCCCCGCGTTCAATCAGGCGCTCATCGAAGCCATCGCCACGTCGCGCGCAGCCTGA
- a CDS encoding DUF4142 domain-containing protein has product MPRVPLSSPMAARRVAALSLASLAALAVCAHAQSEDKAAADARPYTEQSQKLSSADQQFIQDAGTAGATEIAASKLALARSGDKQVKEFAQRMIADHAKLARNLDVIAKRHGITAPPGADSSVTGSLQNLQGAEFDKAYIEKVALAAHQKAVELFANESEKGNDAALKAAAAKALPILRHHYAMAQQLARAKAAS; this is encoded by the coding sequence ATGCCACGCGTTCCGCTCTCTTCGCCGATGGCCGCGCGCCGCGTCGCCGCCCTTTCGCTCGCGTCGCTCGCGGCGCTCGCCGTCTGCGCACACGCGCAAAGCGAGGACAAGGCAGCGGCGGACGCGAGGCCATACACCGAGCAGTCGCAAAAGCTCTCGAGCGCCGATCAGCAGTTCATTCAGGATGCCGGCACGGCGGGCGCGACCGAAATCGCGGCGAGCAAGCTCGCGCTCGCGCGCTCCGGCGACAAGCAGGTGAAGGAGTTCGCACAGCGAATGATCGCGGACCACGCGAAGCTCGCGCGCAACCTCGATGTCATCGCCAAGCGCCACGGCATCACCGCGCCGCCGGGCGCCGATTCGTCGGTCACGGGCAGTCTGCAAAATCTTCAGGGAGCCGAATTCGACAAGGCCTATATTGAGAAAGTCGCGCTGGCGGCGCATCAGAAGGCTGTCGAGCTTTTCGCGAACGAAAGCGAGAAAGGCAACGATGCCGCGCTGAAAGCGGCGGCGGCGAAAGCGCTGCCGATCCTGCGTCATCACTACGCAATGGCGCAGCAACTCGCCCGCGCGAAGGCAGCGTCATAA
- a CDS encoding DUF1488 domain-containing protein, producing MHITFSDHPPVYDGDDLAIHFTALVDGEAVVCSISAEALEDHFGAHSPREEDLLPAFESGAARIRAVCAEALDDNGGQPVVLRSGLFRVAGMEPE from the coding sequence ATGCACATCACGTTTTCGGACCACCCGCCCGTCTACGACGGCGACGACCTCGCGATTCACTTCACCGCGCTCGTCGACGGAGAGGCGGTCGTCTGCTCGATCAGCGCGGAGGCGCTGGAAGATCACTTCGGCGCGCATTCGCCGCGCGAGGAAGACTTGCTCCCGGCCTTCGAAAGCGGCGCGGCGCGCATCCGCGCGGTCTGCGCCGAAGCGCTCGACGACAACGGCGGCCAGCCGGTCGTGCTGCGCAGCGGGCTTTTCCGCGTGGCCGGCATGGAACCGGAATGA
- a CDS encoding PA2169 family four-helix-bundle protein: protein MSTNVVSVLNDLVETSKDGEKGFLKAAEDTRDPSLKLLFQNRAEACAQGAIELQNIVQRLGGKPETGGSISGALHRGWVDMKSAVSSQTDHAILAECERGEDAAKKNYRQALDKDLPADIRAVVERQYQGVIENHDRIRELRDQYAAAKS, encoded by the coding sequence ATGAGCACGAACGTCGTATCGGTACTGAACGATCTCGTCGAAACGTCGAAGGACGGTGAGAAGGGTTTCCTGAAGGCAGCCGAAGACACGCGTGACCCGAGCCTCAAGCTGCTGTTCCAGAACCGCGCCGAAGCCTGTGCGCAAGGCGCAATCGAATTGCAGAACATCGTGCAGCGTCTGGGCGGCAAGCCCGAAACGGGCGGCTCGATCTCGGGCGCGCTGCATCGCGGCTGGGTGGATATGAAATCGGCGGTAAGTAGTCAGACGGACCACGCGATTCTTGCCGAGTGCGAGCGCGGTGAGGACGCCGCGAAGAAGAACTATCGCCAGGCGCTCGACAAGGATCTGCCGGCCGATATCCGCGCCGTGGTCGAACGTCAGTATCAGGGCGTAATCGAGAACCACGACCGCATCCGCGAACTGCGCGATCAGTACGCAGCTGCGAAGTCCTAA
- a CDS encoding BON domain-containing protein, translating into MKTTQLLKAAGGIACMVFALGASAQTNSNSSSSDSGSTVGQKMDAVGQKVDDGTVTTKVKAELLSAKNVTSTHIHVKTRGGVVSLTGTVPSAEEKSNAEQVVKEVSGVASVKNHLKIAAK; encoded by the coding sequence ATGAAGACGACTCAACTTCTCAAAGCAGCCGGCGGTATCGCGTGCATGGTGTTTGCGCTGGGCGCGAGCGCGCAGACCAACTCGAACTCGTCCTCGTCGGATTCCGGTTCGACGGTCGGCCAGAAGATGGATGCCGTTGGCCAAAAGGTCGATGACGGCACGGTCACGACCAAGGTGAAGGCCGAACTGCTGAGCGCGAAGAACGTCACGTCCACGCACATCCACGTCAAGACGCGCGGCGGCGTCGTTTCGCTGACCGGCACGGTGCCGTCGGCGGAAGAAAAGTCGAATGCGGAGCAGGTCGTCAAGGAAGTGTCGGGTGTTGCATCCGTGAAGAACCACCTGAAAATTGCTGCCAAGTAA
- a CDS encoding RNA polymerase factor sigma-54, with the protein MPPSLELRTKQSLALTPRLQQSVRLLQLSSLEFQQELRNALDTNPFLEYDESQTEDNALGADNGTSMSETSLSTPTDTAAEAPLAAETSMDADPGADSGSRDDSISEFSSDPFGRNGSRNNGDGEGSDPADWVRIEPSLHETLHDALRMYQLNERDRAVAQLIIEALDDDGYLRQELSELANVVDIEPAINEDELMIALKLVQSLDKPGVGARNLSECLTLQLDALDADTPGRDVAREIVVHHLERLARREQAELQKKIGCTAEELRIACALVRRLDPKPGENYGQSEDNYVVPDVIVRQVKKQWVVTINPAVLPRARIHRMYAELFAQSAGASRSPLAQQLQEARWLIRNAQQRFTTIQRVAECIVSHQKAFFDYGEIALKPLVLRDVADELGLHESTISRATGNKYMATPRGIFEFKHFFPRELSTESGGTCSAAAVRALLKEMIAKENSRDPLSDVSLAKMLADQGVIVARRTVAKYRHLMKVPPAELRRQA; encoded by the coding sequence ATGCCGCCTTCACTCGAACTACGCACCAAGCAAAGCCTTGCGCTTACGCCGCGTCTTCAGCAGTCCGTGCGCCTGCTGCAACTCTCCTCGCTCGAATTCCAGCAGGAGCTACGAAACGCGCTGGACACGAATCCCTTTCTCGAATACGACGAGTCGCAAACCGAGGACAACGCTCTCGGCGCCGACAACGGCACCTCGATGAGCGAAACCTCCCTCTCGACCCCGACCGACACCGCCGCCGAAGCGCCGCTCGCCGCCGAAACCAGCATGGACGCCGACCCGGGCGCGGACAGCGGCTCGCGCGACGATTCCATCAGCGAATTCTCGTCCGATCCGTTCGGCCGCAATGGGTCGCGCAATAACGGCGACGGCGAAGGCTCCGATCCCGCCGACTGGGTCCGCATCGAGCCGTCGCTGCACGAGACGCTGCACGACGCGCTGCGCATGTATCAACTGAACGAGCGCGATCGCGCGGTTGCGCAACTGATCATCGAGGCGCTCGACGACGACGGCTATCTGCGTCAGGAATTGAGCGAACTCGCCAATGTCGTCGACATCGAGCCTGCCATCAACGAAGACGAGCTGATGATCGCGCTCAAGCTCGTGCAATCGCTCGACAAGCCGGGCGTCGGTGCGCGCAATCTGTCGGAGTGCCTGACGCTGCAACTCGACGCGTTGGATGCAGACACGCCGGGACGCGATGTCGCGCGCGAAATCGTCGTGCATCACCTCGAACGTCTCGCGCGCCGCGAGCAGGCCGAGTTGCAGAAGAAGATCGGCTGCACGGCCGAGGAACTGCGCATCGCGTGCGCGCTCGTGCGCCGTCTCGACCCGAAGCCGGGCGAGAACTACGGGCAAAGCGAGGACAACTACGTGGTGCCGGACGTGATCGTGCGTCAGGTCAAGAAGCAATGGGTCGTCACGATCAACCCGGCCGTGCTGCCGCGTGCGCGCATCCACCGCATGTATGCGGAACTGTTCGCGCAATCGGCGGGCGCGAGCCGTTCGCCGCTCGCGCAACAGTTGCAGGAAGCGCGCTGGCTGATCCGCAACGCGCAGCAGCGCTTCACGACGATCCAGCGCGTGGCCGAATGCATCGTCTCGCATCAAAAGGCGTTCTTCGACTACGGCGAAATCGCGCTGAAGCCGCTCGTGCTGCGCGATGTCGCCGACGAACTCGGCCTGCACGAATCCACGATCTCGCGCGCGACGGGCAACAAGTACATGGCGACGCCGCGCGGCATCTTCGAATTCAAGCACTTCTTCCCCCGCGAGCTGTCGACGGAAAGCGGCGGCACCTGTTCGGCCGCGGCCGTGCGCGCGCTACTGAAGGAAATGATCGCGAAGGAGAACTCGCGCGATCCGCTCTCGGACGTGAGTCTCGCGAAGATGCTCGCCGATCAGGGCGTGATCGTCGCGCGCCGCACGGTGGCGAAGTATCGGCATCTGATGAAGGTGCCGCCCGCGGAATTGCGCAGGCAGGCGTAA
- a CDS encoding YihY/virulence factor BrkB family protein gives MTREASNQSVPLAEGRTSRFGWLSWIADPLTQWIQDHCLMFSAAISFFAAFSLAPTLVIVIAVASIFFGADAVQGRLFDEISGVVGADAGHALEAIVANAWHADIARRTALLSIAGVLAGASATFSSLHSALNVIWPSPAVSTRESIVGLLRVRLMSFALVIGAGLLVVALLVLDALVEVLGHWALGDGSPFVLLSGLTRRAVSLAMLTLAFTVLLKFLPTTRMLWRDAALGAAAAAMLFECGKRLFAFYLQHAGTANMFGAAGSLAIILMWLYYSAAVFLLGAELSATAARKRTHRESRSR, from the coding sequence ATGACGCGCGAAGCCTCGAATCAATCCGTTCCCCTCGCCGAAGGCCGCACGTCGCGCTTCGGCTGGCTCTCATGGATCGCCGATCCGCTCACGCAGTGGATTCAGGACCATTGCCTCATGTTCTCCGCGGCGATCTCGTTTTTCGCCGCGTTTTCGCTTGCGCCGACGCTCGTCATCGTGATCGCGGTGGCGAGCATCTTCTTCGGTGCGGACGCCGTGCAGGGCCGGCTCTTCGACGAGATCAGCGGCGTCGTCGGCGCGGACGCCGGCCATGCGCTCGAAGCGATCGTCGCGAATGCGTGGCACGCGGACATTGCGCGGCGCACGGCGCTGCTGTCGATTGCAGGCGTGCTCGCGGGCGCGTCCGCGACATTTTCCTCGCTGCATAGCGCGCTCAACGTGATCTGGCCGTCGCCTGCAGTGAGCACGCGCGAGAGCATCGTCGGGCTGCTGCGCGTGCGGCTGATGTCGTTCGCGCTCGTGATCGGCGCGGGGCTGCTCGTGGTCGCGCTGCTCGTGCTCGATGCGCTCGTCGAAGTGCTCGGCCACTGGGCGCTCGGCGACGGCAGTCCGTTCGTTCTGCTGTCGGGCCTCACGCGCCGCGCCGTTTCCCTCGCGATGCTGACGCTCGCGTTCACCGTCCTGCTCAAGTTCCTGCCGACGACGCGCATGCTTTGGCGCGACGCCGCGCTCGGCGCCGCCGCCGCCGCGATGCTCTTCGAATGCGGCAAGCGGCTCTTCGCGTTCTACCTTCAGCATGCGGGCACGGCCAACATGTTCGGCGCGGCGGGGTCTCTCGCCATCATCCTGATGTGGCTCTACTACTCGGCGGCGGTTTTCCTGCTGGGCGCCGAGCTTTCCGCGACGGCTGCGCGCAAGCGCACGCACCGCGAATCGCGTTCGCGCTGA